The Blastococcus sp. HT6-4 genome window below encodes:
- a CDS encoding glycosyl hydrolase has translation MAGDGRRDHVDAGAGAAPRSTSPLDASRGTGGVNTDGSIGSLERGEDPKAEASQERASAPKKSDASTKEYAEGPTGASVPEATHSQGRTRDPTTAGGRNTDPSPGWLSGASGHGVAPGEFGVWRGSPVEIAGTWADSNEGQRHLWSLQPGAEFGNWDGDLDIAIGAIDRGETWSAAAAGSYDSRWRESLTRLRQLWGQRSGTLFIRFAHEMNADWYPWAVNSRNYVDFISAWKRFRAIQQEVFPAAQLVFCVNRESVGTGIDWRTTFPGREYVDVIGVDYYNQWPYVDTAAEWKASLDAVDGYGAPKGLGQHVKFARQVGLPLAIPEWSSVPSQGDSALYVELFSNFVRANAGSGPGQIRYEILFNVLHTTGEDYRFYGAATMPASSAAYRQNF, from the coding sequence ATGGCAGGTGACGGGCGTCGCGATCACGTTGATGCAGGCGCAGGCGCTGCGCCACGGTCTACGTCGCCTCTGGACGCATCGCGCGGCACAGGCGGGGTCAACACAGACGGAAGCATCGGGTCGTTAGAGCGGGGCGAGGATCCGAAAGCCGAGGCTAGCCAAGAGCGCGCTTCCGCTCCGAAGAAATCCGACGCCTCCACCAAGGAGTACGCGGAGGGCCCTACTGGGGCTTCCGTCCCGGAAGCTACGCACTCCCAAGGCCGGACTCGGGATCCGACGACCGCAGGTGGGCGGAATACTGATCCTTCGCCAGGATGGCTGTCTGGTGCGTCTGGACACGGAGTTGCACCGGGAGAGTTCGGCGTCTGGCGCGGGTCCCCTGTCGAGATCGCGGGCACTTGGGCTGACAGCAATGAGGGGCAACGCCACCTCTGGTCCTTGCAGCCGGGCGCAGAGTTCGGAAACTGGGACGGCGACCTTGATATTGCTATTGGGGCCATCGACAGGGGGGAAACGTGGTCGGCGGCAGCTGCCGGATCCTACGACAGTCGGTGGCGGGAGTCGTTGACGCGCCTTCGCCAATTGTGGGGCCAGCGCTCTGGAACACTCTTCATCCGTTTTGCTCACGAGATGAACGCCGATTGGTACCCTTGGGCTGTCAACTCCCGAAACTACGTAGACTTCATCTCCGCATGGAAGCGATTCCGGGCCATCCAGCAAGAGGTGTTTCCCGCGGCTCAGCTGGTCTTCTGTGTGAACCGAGAATCGGTAGGCACAGGCATCGATTGGCGTACGACCTTCCCCGGACGTGAGTACGTCGACGTCATCGGGGTCGACTACTACAATCAGTGGCCGTATGTGGACACGGCCGCTGAGTGGAAGGCATCGCTCGACGCTGTCGACGGATACGGCGCCCCCAAGGGTTTGGGCCAGCATGTGAAGTTCGCCCGCCAGGTCGGTCTTCCTCTGGCGATCCCCGAATGGTCCAGCGTCCCAAGTCAGGGTGATTCAGCCCTTTATGTAGAGCTGTTCAGCAACTTCGTTCGGGCGAACGCAGGAAGTGGGCCGGGCCAGATCCGCTATGAGATCTTGTTCAACGTCCTGCACACAACCGGCGAAGACTACCGCTTCTATGGAGCGGCCACGATGCCTGCGTCTTCGGCGGCATACCGTCAGAACTTCTGA